The Manihot esculenta cultivar AM560-2 chromosome 1, M.esculenta_v8, whole genome shotgun sequence genome has a window encoding:
- the LOC110622624 gene encoding zinc finger protein CONSTANS-LIKE 1 — MSKVCSDGDGYPSNWARKCDTCHAETCTLYCHTHSAYFCNSCDAYIHEANPLASQHERVWICTVCENAPAAFTCQADEANLCINCDNEIHLANPLARRHNRVPVLPISSTVNTSSTTCKEEFREPMLNSTENEVTANKFREELLEEEETDSWLLLDLDDNDNLTNSGFTNGNDGDEYLDLIEYNLCSEYQYQDHNDQQQLSGVHQGDSGSDSVVPVQSFVAKEQQELQLQQQQNILVESWYESSKAAFFNTTATSQNVTVPFTNAGYLLTTSSIPNSYSRFPNGSTDLLPSPSLLMPLQFTQTNREARVQRFREKRKSRKFEKKIRYATRKANAENRPRVKGRFVRKKDMEFEVREDHGYGIVPSYQIG; from the exons ATGTCGAAGGTGTGTTCAGATGGAGATGGCTATCCTAGCAACTGGGCTCGTAAGTGCGACACATGTCATGCAGAAACCTGCACTCTCTACTGCCATACTCACTCAGCTTACTTCTGTAACAGTTGTGATGCGTACATCCACGAAGCAAATCCCTTAGCTTCGCAGCATGAGCGTGTCTGGATTTGCACTGTTTGTGAAAATGCTCCAGCTGCTTTTACTTGTCAGGCTGATGAAGCAAATCTATGCATCAACTGTGACAATGAAATACACTTGGCCAATCCATTGGCTCGCCGCCATAACAGGGTCCCAGTACTTCCCATCTCTTCTACAGTTAACACGTCCTCAACTACTTGCAAGGAGGAGTTTCGGGAGCCGATGTTGAACAGTACAGAAAATGAAGTCACGGCAAACAAGTTTAGAGAAGAATTATTAGAAGAGGAAGAAACAGATTCTTGGTTGCTACTTGATCTTGATGATAATGATAACCTGACTAACAGTGGATTTACAAATGGTAACGATGGTGATGAGTATTTGGATCTTATTGAATATAATTTGTGTAGTGAGTATCAGTACCAAGACCACAATGATCAGCAGCAACTATCTGGTGTTCATCAAGGAGATAGTGGGAGTGATAGTGTTGTTCCAGTTCAATCTTTTGTAGCAAAGGAACAACAAGAACTTCAGCTACAACAACAGCAGAATATTTTGGTTGAAAGCTGGTATGAATCCTCTAAAGCTGCTTTCTTCAACACTACTGCAACTAGTCAGAAT GTCACTGTGCCTTTTACGAATGCTGGATATTTACTGACAACAAGCAGCATCCCAAATTCATATTCTCGATTTCCAAATGGAAGCACTGATCTCCTTCCAAGTCCTTCACTGTTGATGCCACTGCAATTTACACAAACAAATAGAGAAGCAAGAGTCCAAAGATTTAGAGAGAAAAGGAAATCAAGGAAATTTGAGAAGAAAATAAGATATGCCACTAGAAAGGCTAATGCAGAGAATAGACCAAGAGTCAAGGGTCGATTTGTAAGGAAAAAAGATATGGAGTTTGAAGTAAGAGAAGATCATGGCTATGGAATTGTTCCATCATACCAAATAGGATAA